One window of Diabrotica undecimpunctata isolate CICGRU chromosome 8, icDiaUnde3, whole genome shotgun sequence genomic DNA carries:
- the LOC140448308 gene encoding odorant receptor 85c-like, with the protein MKSTVILYYLESLFLIGYVRQNKPLAAIMHLFGWLWSLGVTCFTGQKIIDMTESIPVNMWNSNWYIADIKIRKDVQFAMLSAQRSFTLTALPLGTLDMPLLLLLLKSSYSYLTLVTNST; encoded by the exons atgaagtcaacagtgatcttatattatttagaatctctatttctgattggatatgtgaggcaa AATAAACCTCTTGCTGCAATAATGCACCTGTTCGGATGGCTTTGGTCTCTAGGTGTGACATGCTTTACTGGTCAAAAAATAATTGATATg ACAGAGTCCATTCCAGTAAATATGTGGAACTCAAATTGGTACATAGCTGatataaaaattaggaaagaTGTTCAGTTTGCTATGTTAAGTGCTCAAAGATCATTTACGCTGACTGCATTACCACTTGGAACGTTGGACATGCCATTATTGTTACTG cttcTAAAGTCGTCATATTCCTATTTAACACTAGTAACAAACTCAACCTAG
- the LOC140448309 gene encoding uncharacterized protein — protein MAANLNAKIRKRGGIKHKLTKFQNYFEPLYNRFLTNQEFDNKEIIELKIRLGKVESLETEFEEIQAVIEDICPDDELEAQREEADIFLNTLIDCVARTQEVVKKIESNSIPQTLGSVNNNSQSFNENAIKLPPIKCPSFNCEFSKWLEFKDTFEALFHNNLTLSEIQKYHYLRSCLGEEALKIIQSLEFAAHNYQDAWQLLCDRFDNKRLLVNNHLKHLFEIESLPKESAVGLRGLIDYVNKHIRALKTLQLPTEHWDAMIVHMISLKLDKNTNREWEQSRTDKMLPSLASFFEFLKNRADFLETIETNSTRENKDTRLSGHKSKTRHHSFLASSSENTWELKCNYCKQKHSIYTCDQFLKLSVAERWHKIKQLKLCTNCLCHGHFNTHCQKGNCKFCKGKHNSLLHHKKSNSFNNNSADNQNNSEDFVNSESKQSDQFNGSSIICGNTVFNDNYVILPTAIVDVQDKTGKFHKVQAILDVGSQCSFISDNLCKKLNLKTNRIDVSVSGIAGINSNLRYKCEVLIKSNIHNFQTVLNCIIVERISSNLPSCNFDISNWHIPEGIALANPMFNCPRNVDLLIGADLFWEIVLNERINLGRNLPHLVNTVFGYVVSGPINIPMKKEVNCNFLINDDLQKFWFVEEIHHEQKQMSQEDLFCEDYFNKTVSRDPSGKFIVRFPLKLEATQLGESKNLAVKRLLFQEKKLEKNDVLKSKYSKFMDEYLNLQHMRQLTQKESSQFRCFLPHFAVFREDSLTTDVRIVFDGSAKTDSGISLNDIQYTGPAIQNDIFKIMLRFRQHKFVVIADVEKMYRQILIHPEERYLQNILWRQNPNEDLAPFELQTVTYGTTSAPYLAIKCIKQLASDYKHDYPIASELIDRDMYVDDLITGFTSEEHGIEICNQISMILKSASFKLRKWASNSQDILKGLQDTSDEFSILELGESDRLKTLGIQWISNTDVLTYNVSTSSNKQPITKRSLLSNIAKIYDPLGLISPCIILVKILIQQLWLLDLDWDDELPRDLLNKWVTFKSKLSVLNKINIPRYIMCDKIVHMELHAFSDASKDAYSAVLYVRTVDENGTVYVRLLCSKTRVSPIKVLTVPRLELCGALALARLVNQVSNALTCQCNVFYWCDSQIVLWWLNTEANKLQVFVSNRVSEIQTLSNISNWSYVNTKENPADVASRGMYPDELSNCKVWWNGPSFLYEKPFWPRLFQAGDNKELPEIRKICHTLVVTEQLLLFQRFSSLNRLKRVFAYCLRFITNLKERTRTKGPLSVLEMENNSNSFLRVGGRLKNSSLSFDEKHPYLLNGKHLFTKLIFHAEHLRLQHAGPQLLLFSVREKFWATAGMCLAKKVVRNCIQCFKNKPRQTASIMADLPKHRVQISKPFANTGIDYAGPVLLRDRKGRPYKTYKAYICLFICFATKGVHIELVTELTSEAFLATFRRFAARRGTPNHLYSDNGSNFVGAYKELQKLYKFLENSQSEFVTICSQQKISWHFIPPNTPHFGGLWESNIKNIKHHLHRVIGESILTFEEYSTLLTQIEATLNSRPLYPMSSDPNDLNPITPSHLLIGHALTSPPDPLYESITINRLSRFQLLQQMNQSFWKRWSCFYLSELQKRHKWKTGKMDVNIGDLVVVKHDNLPSIKWILGRIVDVHPGDDGVVRVVTIKTSQNTFKRGVSKICPLPSPNDDVF, from the exons ATGGCCGCTAATTTAAATGCAAAGATACGGAAGCGTGGAGGTATTAAACATAAGCTAACTAaatttcaaaactattttgaacCATTATATAATCGATTTCTAACAAATCAAGAATTTGATAATAAAGAGATAATAGAATTAAAAATCAGATTAGGTAAAGTAGAATCATTAGAAACGGAATTTGAAGAGATTCAAGCCGTGATTGAGGACATTTGTCCAGACGATGAACTTGAGGCACAACGTGAAgaggcagacatatttttaaacactctAATAGATTGTGTAGCTAGGACACAAGAGGTTGTTAAAAAGATTGAAAGTAATTCAATTCCCCAAACCTTAGGGTCAGTAAATAATAATAGTCAATCTTTTAACGAAAATgcaattaaattaccacccattAAATGCCCTTCTTTTAATTGTGAATTTAGTAAATGGCTAGAATTCAAAGATACATTTGAAGCACTTTTTCATAACAACCTTACGCTTTCAGAAATTCAAAAATATCACTATTTAAGGTCATGCTTAGGTGAAGAAGCCTTGAAAATTATCCAAAGTTTAGAATTTGCAGCACATAATTACCAGGATGCCTGGCAGTTATTGTGTGACCGATTTGACAATAAAAGATTGTTAGTTAATAatcatttaaaacatttatttgaaattgaGTCCTTACCCAAAGAATCAGCAGTAGGGTTAAGAGGGCTTATTGATTATGTAAACAAGCATATTAGGGCGTTAAAAACATTGCAACTTCCTACTGAGCATTGGGATGCTATGATTGTTCATATGATTTCTTTAAAGCTAGATAAAAATACAAATCGGGAATGGGAGCAATCACGTACAGATAAGATGTTGCCGAGTTTAgctagtttttttgagtttttgaaaAATAGAGCAGATTTTTTGGAAACAATAGAAACAAATAGCactagagaaaataaagacacgCGACTAAGTGGTCATAAAAGTAAAACACGTCATCATTCATTTTTAGCTAGCAGTTCAGAAAATACTTGGGAACTAAAATGTAATTATTGCAAACAAAAACATTCTATTTATACTTGTgaccaatttttaaaattgtcagTAGCTGAAAGATGGCACAAAATAAAACAATTGAAACTGTGTACTAATTGTTTATGTCATGGCCATTTTAATACACACTGCCAGAAAGGAAACTGTAAGTTTTGTAAGGGTAAGCACAATTCATTATTACATCATAAGAAATCTAACTCCTTTAATAACAATTCTGCTGATAATCAAAACAATTCTGAGGATTTTGTTAACTCAGAATCTAAACAAAGTGATCAGTTCAATGGGTCATCCATTATTTGTGGTAATACTGTatttaatgacaattatgttatttTACCTACTGCAATTGTTGATGTTCAAGATAAGACAGGTAAATTTCACAAAGTCCAAGCCATCTTGGATGTGGGTAGTCAGTGTTCATTTATATCTGACAAtttgtgtaaaaaattaaatttgaaaaccAATCGCATTGATGTATCAGTATCTGGTATCGCTggtattaattctaatttacggTACAAATGTGAGGTACTAATAAAATCTAATATTCATAACTTTCAAACTGTCCTAAACTGTATCATTGTTGAAAGAATCTCAAGTAATTTACCATCTTGTAACTTCGATATTTCTAATTGGCACATTCCTGAAGGCATTGCACTTGCTAATCCTATGTTTAATTGTCCTAGAAATGTTGATCTATTAATTGGAGCGGATTTGTTTTGGGAGATTGTACTAAATGAAAGAATAAACCTCGGTCGAAATCTACCTCATCTAGTTAATACTGTCTTTGGCTATGTAGTATCAGGTCCGATAAATATTCCTATGAAAAAAGAGGTTAattgcaattttttaataaatgacgATCTTCAAAAGTTCTGGTTTGTCGAGGAGATTCATCATGAACAGAAACAGATGTCACAGGAAGATTTGTTTTGTGAGGACTATTTCAATAAAACAGTTTCTCGAGATCCTTCTGGAAAATTTATTGTTCGTTTTCCACTAAAATTAGAAGCCACTCAATTAGGGGAATCAAAAAACTTAGCTGTTAAAAGACTGCTGTTTCAAGagaaaaaattggaaaagaatGATGTTTTAAAAAGCAAATACTCTAAATTTATGGATGAGTATTTAAACTTGCAACATATGAGGCAATTAACACAAAAGGAATCCAGTCAATTTCGATGTTTTTTACCCCATTTTGCTGTTTTCCGTGAAGACAGTCTTACTACTGACGTTAGGATTGTATTTGATGGTTCGGCTAAAACCGATTCTGGGATATCATTAAATGATATCCAATATACTGGGCCAGCCATTCAGaatgatatatttaaaattatgttgaGGTTTAGACAGCACAAGTTTGTTGTAATTGCTGATGTGGAAAAAATGTACCGTCAAATTTTGATACACCCTGAAGAAAGATATTTACAAAACATTCTTTGGCGACAAAATCCTAATGAGGACCTCGCACCATTTGAGTTGCAAACAGTTACTTATGGTACGACTAGTGCTCCCTATTTGGCCATAAAATGCATAAAACAATTAGCTTCTGACTATAAACATGATTACCCAATTGCTAGTGAATTGATTGACCGTGACATGTATGTAGATGATTTAATAACTGGCTTCACCAGTGAAGAACATGGAATAGAAATTTGTAATCAAATTTCGATGATATTAAAATCAGCTTCATTTAAATTAAGAAAATGGGCTTCTAATAGCCAagatattttaaagggtttaCAAGATACATCTGATGAGTTTAGTATATTGGAACTAGGAGAGAGTGATAGGCTTAAAACTTTAGGAATTCAATGGATTAGTAATACTGATGTCTTAACATACAATGTTTCAACATCCAGTAATAAACAACCTATTACTAAAAGAAGTTTACTTAGTAATATTGCTAAGATATATGACCCTTTAGGTTTAATAAGTCCATGTATTATTCTAGTTAAGATATTAATTCAACAATTATGGTTGCTTGATTTAGATTGGGATGATGAACTACCACGAGACCTGCTCAATAAATGGGTaacatttaaatcaaaattgtctgttcttaataaaataaatattcccaGGTATATTATGTGTGATAAAATAGTTCACATGGAGCTGCATGCCTTCAGTGATGCTAGCAAAGATGCTTATAGTGCAGTTTTATATGTTCGAACGGTTGATGAAAATGGAACAGTGTATGTCAGATTGCTATGTTCCAAAACCAGAGTGTCACCTATAAAAGTATTAACGGTTCCTAGATTAGAGTTATGTGGTGCTTTAGCACTAGCTCGCTTAGTCAATCAAGTGTCAAACGCACTTACATGTCAATGTAATGTTTTTTATTGGTGCGATTCTCAGATAGTATTGTGGTGGTTGAATACAGAGGCCAATAAACTACAAGTTTTTGTAAGCAATAGGGTCTCAGAAATTCAAACGCTGAGCAATATATCGAATTGGAGCTATGTCAATACTAAAGAAAATCCTGCTGATGTAGCATCTCGTGGCATGTATCCAGATGAACTATCCAATTGCAAGGTATGGTGGAATGGAccctcatttttatatgaaaaaccaTTCTGGCCACGATTATTTCAAGCTGGAGATAACAAGGAGCTTCCAGAAATCCGTAAAATTTGTCACACGCTTGTTGTTACCGAACAATTATTATTGTTTCAACGGTTCTCCTCTCTTAATAGATTAAAACGAGTTTTTGCATATTGCTTACGCTTCATTACAAACCTAAAGGAACGTACAAGGACAAAAGGTCCTCTTAGCGTTCTAGAGATGGAAAACA ATTCAAACAGTTTTCTGAGAGTAGGGGGTAGACTTAAAAATTCCTCTTTGTCATTTGATGAAAAGCATCCATATCTCCTAAATGGTAAACATTTATTCACTAAATTAATATTTCACGCCGAACATTTACGATTACAACATGCAGGTCCACAACTTTTATTGTTTTCAGTACGTGAGAAGTTCTGGGCGACTGCTGGCAtgtgtcttgccaagaaggtggTACGAAATTGCatacaatgttttaaaaataaacctaGACAAACCGCCTCAATCATGGCTGACCTCCCTAAACATAGGGTTCAAATTTCAAAACCTTTTGCAAATACTGGAATTGATTACGCTGGTCCAGTACTGTTGCGTGATAGAAAGGGCCGACCTTATAAAACTTATAAGgcatatatttgtttatttatatgttttgccACTAAGGGTGTTCACATTGAGCTGGTCACTGAGTTAACGAGTGAAGCATTTCTTGCTACATTTAGAAGGTTTGCCGCTCGACGTGGTACTCCTAATCATTTATATTCCGATAATGGATCTAATTTTGTTGGAGCTTATAAAGAGCTGCAAAAGTTATATAAGTTTTTAGAAAATTCTCAATCTGAGTTTGTTACAATCTGTTCACAGCAAAAAATTTCGTGGCATTTTATTCCACCAAATACTCCACATTTTGGAGGTCTTTGGGAgtcaaatattaaaaacattaaacatcatCTCCACAGAGTAATAGGAGAATCTATTTTAACATTTGAGGAGTATTCAACACTATTAACGCAAATTGAGGCAACATTAAACTCTAGACCTTTATATCCTATGTCCTCAGATCCCAATGATTTAAACCCAATTACCCCTTCTCACCTATTGATTGGACATGCTCTCACATCACCTCCTGACCCACTATATGAAAGTATTACAATTAACCGGCTGTCCAGATTTCAATTATTGCAGCAAATGAATCAAAGCTTTTGGAAAAGATGGTCCTGTTTTTATCTATCTGAACTGCAGAAACGACACAAATGGAAAACTGGGAAAATGGATGTCAATATTGGTGACCTGGTCGTCGTAAAGCATGATAACCTGCCTTCTATTAAatggattttgggaagaattGTTGATGTCCATCCAGGCGATGATGGTGTAGTGCGGGTAGTGACTATAAAAACTTCGCAAAATACTTTTAAACGGGGTGTTTCGAAAATTTGTCCACTCCCTTCTCCTAATGACGATGTGTTTTGA